A genomic window from Parasteatoda tepidariorum isolate YZ-2023 chromosome 10, CAS_Ptep_4.0, whole genome shotgun sequence includes:
- the LOC139426754 gene encoding uncharacterized protein: MNQANLFELVNFHEENNFSVLRLKDALTTTTSHYFANDINLACWDTNREIEAKYGDDIYPAKFLQFGSNKKSMEEIVDKLISNEISPEDVELIQKEEVPPPKRKREQVKEKVSSSKKKAKNTKSAMKEEEFNIIRYAKVHAAGVAASSDNCADCLIFKNKVEVLLKDNIAKEKEVEELKNSNSVLREKYLKLKSKYKSVKDQLNKTTATEAKVETSSELTVLGPTLTVDTYRLSCCRINDFSKFTGDLLDVVFGPEVLGTSVLKGIKGCRKSTILNPDTIMEIQMYVSKKFNVSVLQLRNVIRQKLNVCHKAYKKMFDDVASQ; this comes from the exons ATGAATCAAGCAAATTTATTTGAGCTTGTTAATTTTCATGAGGAAAACAATTTCAGCGTTCTACGCCTAAAGGATGCATTGACCACCACAACATCCCATTACTTTGctaatgatataaatttagCATGTTGGGATACAAATCGAGAAATCGAGGCTAAATATGGTGACGACATATATCCAGCAAAATTTCTTCAGTTTGGCT ccaataaaaaGAGCATGGAAGAAATTGTAGATAAACTAATTTCGAATGAGATATCACCCGAGGATGTCGAGTTAATTCAAAAGGAAGAAGTCCCCCCCCCCAAGCGCAAGAGGGAACAAGTAAAGGAAAAAGTCAGCAGTTCAAA aaaaaaagcaaaaaacacTAAATCTGCTATGAAAGAAGAGGAATTTAACATTATTAGATATGCCAAGGTTCATGCAGCAGGAGTAGCCGCCAGCAGTGATAATTGTGCCGATTGCcttatattcaaaaacaaagttGAAGTTTTGTTAAAAGACAACATCGCAAAAGAGAAGGAAGTCGAAGAactgaaaaattctaatagtgttctccgagaaaaatatttgaaacttaaatccAAATATAAAAGTGTGAAGGATCAATTGAATAAAACAACTGCAACTGAGGCGAAAGTTGAAACAAGTAGTGAACTCACTGTGTTAGGGCCAACATTGACAGTGGACACTTATCGCCTCAGTTGTTGTCGTATCAACGACTTCTCTAAGTTTACAGGGGATTTGTTGGATGTAGTCTTTGGACCAGAAGTGCTGGGCACCAGTGTGCTTAAAGGAATTAAAGGGTGTCGAAAGTCGACCATTTTAAACCCTGACACTATAATGGAAATACAAatgtatgtttcaaaaaaatttaacgtgtCTGTTCTCCAACTGAGAAATGTTATCAGACAAAAGTTAAATGTATGTcataaagcatataaaaaaatgtttgatgatGTTGCGAGCCAATAA